The DNA segment CGCCACGGTTCTAGTTCTAGCCAATATCCGATTCCCATCGCTGCCAACGCGACCGGAAGATGAACCCAGAAACTGTTCTGAGTTTTGACTGCGTGGATGAGTCCAGTGACCGCAAAAGCAAACTTTTGGTAACAGCGAATCGTACTCGAAGGCTTGGTCATTCGAGTCCCTCGACGCCCGGAGGCGGAATCAATTGACCGCCCAAACGCCCCAGTTTTGGTCGAGGCCAGAATCGCGGTTCGATCGCAAACCGGAATCCGACGTTGTCACGGCCGGCGTCAACATTCACGCCTAATCTCAACAGCATCGATTCGCCAATCCGAGTCACGCCAAGTGACTGACCCACGTTTCCTGTGGGGCCAAAGTCGTAGGTGGTGCCAGCCGACGCGATCCATTTTTCGTTTAATCGATAGTCCAGCGTGCTACGCAGGACCGTACTGCTGATCGGTCCTTCGATCGACAGCAGTCCGACGTAAATGTCACCAACGCCGGGGCGACTGGTGCGAACACCCCCGCTGATGGATCGCAGTCCCTCATCAAAAAAGTCAAAGTACCCATCGCTCAACAAGGTCACTCGATCACCGACGTGGTAACGCATGTCGTACAGTGTTGGTCCGATCGTTTGCCCAAAGTTGTCTCGATCCGCATCCGGGAAGATCATGGTGTCGACATCAAACTGGAACAGATCCACGATGCGTTCGGCACCCGGTAGACCTCGTTTGGTTTGCCATCGTTGATGCAGTCCGAAGCGAAGTTGTTGTAAGTCGTCGGCAACAACATCGCTGGGACTTGCGATCAAGCCTTGAAAGCCTTGTCGAAACGCGTAGTTGCGAGGATCGAATTGGTCGGGCAGGATGCCGCCGTAGGTGTCTTGAATGAACCGACGTCGGAACTGCTCTTGCGCGTTGTCGTCGAGTGGATCGTAATACGGAACTTCATCAAGGTTTGTGTCGCTGTCGGCGTACAAGTACTCGGCCGTCCATTCCAGTTTGTGGGCCAAGCCACGAACATTCAGCAGGCTACTTTGCACCGATGGGTCCACATTCCACATCGGCAAGCTAAAACGAATGCCGGCTTGTCCGACCAGCCGAGTCAATGAATCGCCATCGACTGCCTCGCCATAATGGGTTGCTTCGCCCATCAGATTGGGCACGATCTTGACTGGACCCAACTGAACCGGCAGAGCGATTCCCTGACGAGTAGTCGCGACGACGCCTTGCGATTGGGTCTCGCCGGGGATAGCCGAATACTGCGCCGCTTCGGCTGCGTCGGTCGGCAAGTCGGCAACGTTCAGTCGCGAATAGCTGACGGCGTTGTGAGCCGAATAGGTAAGCCGATCGCCTAGCAGCGAGCCGCCAAGCAGGTAATGATCTAGCTTCGGAAGGTCTTCGGTTTCGGTATAGAAATCATTGACTTGCGCGTTGGCAGACAGGTCGATCAAGTTGTTGTAATAGTACTTTCGAAACCGCAATGCGGTGCGGTGATCGAGGTCTTGGTCCCATTCGTTCTCGAGATACTGTTCCAAGAAGTTTCGATCGCTGAGGTATCCCAGTTCGGCGATGAATTCATAGTCGTTTGGCAAGTAGTGACGATGTCTCAGCAAAGCTCGGCCGCGCGTGGTGCTTTCGGGCGTTAGATTTCGTCGGTCACTTCCCAGATTGTCGAGGCCAGTGTCGTAAATTCCCCACGCGTCAAACATCCCTTTGGCTGGTCCGGCAACGCCCATCAGTCCAGGCAGCGTGTAGTCGAGCGACGTCCCGATTGCTGGCCCGCGGTCGCTTAAGTAGTCCGTCGATAATTCCCATTCCACACCTTTCGGCACATTGTCGATGCCGAACAATTGGAAGAGGTCAAAGTCTAATTCGACTCGTGTCCCAAAGTTGCTGTCGTTTCCAACGCTTGCACCGGTGATGTAGTAGCCCGGTTGATCAAGACTTGCCGAGAAAGTTGGCCAGTACAAAACGGGAACGCCCGCGACGTAGACAAAATTGTTGTTGCTTTCGATCGTCGGATCGCGAACGGTGCGTTGGATGCCTGTAGCGGGGTCGACCTCCAAACGCTGGCGATCGGTCAATTTCAACTCTTCGCTCTGGATCCAATAACGCGGCACACCGATTCGGCTAGTCGTGACCGCCGCATCGAAGGCGCGGAAGTTTCCACGATTAATCTGTTGCAACACTTTCGACTTTAAGCGGACCACGCCTTGGTAGTTCGGCACCGTCGTGATGGCTTCGGCATCTAGGATCATGCCAACTTCGCGAGCGGCATTGAAGTACATCGATTCGGCATAGATGATTCGTTCGCCTTGGCGGAAAACAATGTCGCCTTCCAGATACATTTCGCCTTCGGAATCCGAGATGTTCGACATTCCGTTCAGCAGGTTTGGCACGTACGGGAACCAACCGACGATCCGATCGGCCGACAGTGAAATCGTACCCAGCTCCATGAACTCGCCGTTGGGCAATCGAGCCGACACGTCGCGAATCAAGACGGTGACGCCGCCACGGAAAACAAATGCACTCTCGTTCGATTCAGGGCGGTTGATGGTTTCAAAGTCCGGTGGCGTCGAAGCGCCTCGCGCAAGGATCTGCATACTGCGGGTGCCGCCACCGACGATGAATTGCATCCCCTTGGTGGTTGCACCGTCCGAGAATGTGATCGGTTCCGATCCAGCCTGCGGTGGCGGTATCAGCGAATCGGTAAACTGGGCCTGTTGGATGGTGGTTGCAACGTTACCGGACGCCCCGCCGTCCGCTTGGGCAACGTCACTGCTTGTCTGATTTGGCAAGTACTGCAGCAAGGAAGGCGGTCGGTTCGGTTTGCCACGGTAAACGGGAGCTTGGATTTGCGGGTCGATCAGCGTTCGGATCGACAGTGAGATCGGATCGTTCGATTTGCCTTCAGGCAGGATCGCACCACCGAGTACCAAGCGACAATTCACGTTTCCAGCGTTGCCGTCAGTCACCAGCAAGATCGACTCGGCTGCGATCCGTCGTCCATCGTGTTGCAGTAAGCAGTCACCTTCGAGCAACGATGCGTCGGCGTCGCCAATTTGCCAACGATAGATTGTATTGCCACTGACCTGGACTGGATCAGGACTGATCAATGGTGAAGTCGGCGCAGTTGCCGGTTCTTCGAAACTGGCAATCGCAACGGACGGATCTTCAGCCGATATCGTCGATCGGCCCAGCTGGATGGCTAGCAGAACAGGAAATATCAGCGCAGCCGCAATCACAGACGATGACGGGTCGCGCCAAAATCTGTAAATGAGCGTTTCAGTCGTGGCTTCCTTGCCGACCAAAAGTGTCGATTCCTTAAGATTCTTCGTGCCGATCAACGGACCGGTGACGGGCGGAGTGTACGAATTAAAAACGCCTGATCACAACTCCGAAAAACACCGGTTTCGCGTGGTATAGGTTGTTTGCGTAAAGCACGGGGGCGTGAAACGCGGCCAGGATCGTGAAACTTTCAATTTGTTTTCAGTGACGCGCCGATTCGGATGCCAGCAGCCGAAACACGTCGTCCAAATCAGACCGGATCAGGTTGGCCCAAATGTCGTATCCCTGGTCGCTTAGGTGCAGATTGTCGTCGGCAAATAATTCAGTCCGTGGTTGGCCGGCCGAATCTAGGAAGTGCTCGGCGGTGTCGATGCAGTAGACCTTAGGTGTCGACAAGGCGATCTCTCTTAGTTGGGCGTTCAGTTCTCGAATCTCTGGCCACTGTTTCCATCGTTTCATCGTTGGCGTGACTTCGATGATCATGACGGGAGCATCGGGTTGATGGCGACGCGAGACATCGATGATATGCCGGACCCACCGGTCCACCTGTTCGACGCTGTGGTCGTCGTCGCTGCCCGCGATGTCGTTGCCCACAAACACCACCATGGCACGATAGTGATGCGGTTGGATTAGGCGATCGGCAAAGACC comes from the Rubripirellula reticaptiva genome and includes:
- a CDS encoding LPS-assembly protein LptD, coding for MIAAALIFPVLLAIQLGRSTISAEDPSVAIASFEEPATAPTSPLISPDPVQVSGNTIYRWQIGDADASLLEGDCLLQHDGRRIAAESILLVTDGNAGNVNCRLVLGGAILPEGKSNDPISLSIRTLIDPQIQAPVYRGKPNRPPSLLQYLPNQTSSDVAQADGGASGNVATTIQQAQFTDSLIPPPQAGSEPITFSDGATTKGMQFIVGGGTRSMQILARGASTPPDFETINRPESNESAFVFRGGVTVLIRDVSARLPNGEFMELGTISLSADRIVGWFPYVPNLLNGMSNISDSEGEMYLEGDIVFRQGERIIYAESMYFNAAREVGMILDAEAITTVPNYQGVVRLKSKVLQQINRGNFRAFDAAVTTSRIGVPRYWIQSEELKLTDRQRLEVDPATGIQRTVRDPTIESNNNFVYVAGVPVLYWPTFSASLDQPGYYITGASVGNDSNFGTRVELDFDLFQLFGIDNVPKGVEWELSTDYLSDRGPAIGTSLDYTLPGLMGVAGPAKGMFDAWGIYDTGLDNLGSDRRNLTPESTTRGRALLRHRHYLPNDYEFIAELGYLSDRNFLEQYLENEWDQDLDHRTALRFRKYYYNNLIDLSANAQVNDFYTETEDLPKLDHYLLGGSLLGDRLTYSAHNAVSYSRLNVADLPTDAAEAAQYSAIPGETQSQGVVATTRQGIALPVQLGPVKIVPNLMGEATHYGEAVDGDSLTRLVGQAGIRFSLPMWNVDPSVQSSLLNVRGLAHKLEWTAEYLYADSDTNLDEVPYYDPLDDNAQEQFRRRFIQDTYGGILPDQFDPRNYAFRQGFQGLIASPSDVVADDLQQLRFGLHQRWQTKRGLPGAERIVDLFQFDVDTMIFPDADRDNFGQTIGPTLYDMRYHVGDRVTLLSDGYFDFFDEGLRSISGGVRTSRPGVGDIYVGLLSIEGPISSTVLRSTLDYRLNEKWIASAGTTYDFGPTGNVGQSLGVTRIGESMLLRLGVNVDAGRDNVGFRFAIEPRFWPRPKLGRLGGQLIPPPGVEGLE
- a CDS encoding GDSL-type esterase/lipase family protein, which translates into the protein MRLRVGFIVASVLFSLPAIAQEIVAPAPFQVESEIRDKAIDKWEKAIQELEALDLSESHSPDEILMVGSSSVRRWSQIDVDMSPYRVIRRGYGGAKYSDLAVFADRLIQPHHYRAMVVFVGNDIAGSDDDHSVEQVDRWVRHIIDVSRRHQPDAPVMIIEVTPTMKRWKQWPEIRELNAQLREIALSTPKVYCIDTAEHFLDSAGQPRTELFADDNLHLSDQGYDIWANLIRSDLDDVFRLLASESARH